The sequence GAGACACCAGACACCACTGTTGAGCCCTAGGATTTAGCTCTGTTGGATATGTCTTGAATATAAAACTGACGCCTAATGCTATTCATTGATATTGTAATGAGTTGTTTTTAATGACTCTGTGTTATATCAGTGATTCGAGTGAAGAGATACCAGCAAAAACCAAATCAAAAGAGGCCTCAAAGACAGAAAATGGGTCACCCAACAATACCGGCACATCAAGGTAGAAAACAGTGTTTGTAACATATATAGTTCTATGTTCAaattttcaaatgtttttttttgtgtactAATATAGTACTAGGCCTACTGCTAAAAGGATGTTACTCTTATACTCTTTTGCTGGAAAAATCAAATTACAATGTTATGTGTAATTTCTgaaaaaaattacattttcttttaaaaaagagTTTATATCTTGATAGTTCAGCTTTGTGTTATAACTTCAAAAGAGTCCATTTCCACATGTTCCACATCCACAGTCGTCAACCAAAGAAGAACTTTGTGGAGGTGACAGAGTTGACTGACATCACATACATGAGCAACCTAGTGAAATTAAGACCAGGGCACACCAATGTTGTACTGGTCCTAACAGACGCTTCCAAAAACATTCTACTGAGCAAGTTTGCTAAGGAGGTGTATTCATTTACAGGGTGAGTCTTCTCATGGTCTTCTTGATTAcatctggtaaaaaaagttatTAAGGAATACACAGCGCTCACACGTGTTACAGTTTAACTGTTTTAATGTCAATGTCTCCTCCTCAGAAGCCTGACGCTGCACTTCTCCTTTCTAAATGTGGACAAGCACAGTGAGTGGATGGACACTCTGCTGGAGTTCGCCCAGGACACCATGCAGATTGATACTGACGAAGACGAGAGCGGCAACCGCAAGGTAGACTACACAGGCTATGTCCTGGCTCTCAACGGCCACAAGAGATATCTGTGTCTCTTCAGGCCTGTCTATACTGGGGAGGACCCTGACAGGTCTGAGGAGGAAGGGGCCACTACGGGGACTCGGTCCAGGTCAAGCTTGCGTGACGAGCACCAGCACCAGTCACGGAAAGGGACGTCACGCTCCCGTTCCACGACACTGCAGATCCACCACAAGCTGGACCGGCTTGGCCTCTGGATGGAGAGGCTCATAGAGGGAACCTTGCCACGGTACTACATCCCTGCCTGGCCTGGCCTGGACAAGATCACGGTCACTAAGTAAACCCTTGTGTGTAGAGGGATTGGGGTTTGGCTGATCTCTGGTTGTAGTCTCTTCAGAAAAAAAGGCATATACACTATTTAATGGCAGAGGGTTTCTCACAGTCACTGTGGTATGTTTATGTGCATGGACCAGAATGGTTCTGTGTTTGTGACTTACTGCCTTTTGCCAAGCAAACACTGTGCGCTTTTGACCCGATTTAGCCCCAAATCAGTCAGATCCGACAAACTCCTGATTCGGGCCACGTTCCTGTCCGATTTGTTGTGTATTTTGAAAAGGCTCACGACGCCCGATTAAAGGCTGCAACAGCCAACGTTTCAGCTCTGCTCCAGTCCGATCCGATCGTATTTTGAAAAGGCTCATGACGCCAGATTAAAGGCTGCAACAGCCAACGTTTCAGCTCTTCTCCAGTCCGATCCGATCGGATTTCTGTCAACATTTTGTCGGCTGTTTTACAGAGTGAGCGCGGAATTCACGTCTGATTGAAACATGTGGTGTGAGTTACAAGGTCGTATGCAACTGATAAAAATGCACAGTGTCTGCCCGGCTTAAGTTGGAGGCTGGATACATTGACTTAGTTATTGAGCATTGTTTTGGGCAATGAAAGGTTGCAGGCAGGGTCTGGTAGACCTCAATGCAGCTCAAGCAGTTGGAATAAGTCATGTCACCTTTCCTTAGCATGCCGTGATGTGTttggtttcttggtgttttatgcccccaacgttgtcttcaaggcagcgctgcctggacggcactatggttaggcatgggttaaggttggggttaggtttaggattaggagCCTTTAAGtcaacggtggcagcgctgcctggaagacaacgttgggggcataaaacaccatcgagcaatGTGTTTGCTGCTCTTTATGTATCTCTATATGTCAGATCACTGTGGTTAACCGTAGAGTGCTAGACCTTACACATCTTATTCAAGTATTATCTATACTTATAATTTCTGAGACGATTATTGGCGGCCCACAGATACCATTAACCTTTGGTACCATTAACCTAACTAACCTTTGTAGGCCTTaggcacatgtactgtatacaccCACAGTCTACAAGCATTTAGATGCAGTTGAATTTTAGCATTTTCACTTggatttgtttgtaaaaaaggTGACTTTTGTTgcatttgcccccccccccccaacacctttTTAGAGAGAATTCATGTAGCAAAGGCATTTTATGGTCTGGATTATCTGTGCTGCAGATAAGGGACTAAGGAAGGAAATATTCATATTGTAAGTTGAACAAACATATAATCAAGAAAGAGACAGTGCAGCTATTCAATTGTGTGTATGGACATACTGCCTGTAACTGAACTGGTTAGTTAGTTCTCTCTGAGAGCAATGCAGCCCGACGTGACTCGAAATGTAAACATATATTTACTGTTTGGCTCTCCCAAATCAtcatcacataaaacagatcatgACATGGAAGGATGACCATAGCAAGGAAGATAGCTTACCGTGGATCAGTACAAGTCTAAAAAAGACATATACATGGCCTGAGTGGGAATCATGTGAATTCAGATAAGCCCTGAACTTCACACTTGGGAGCAAATTGGGCTTATTGGCTGTTGAAACTGCAGAATACAAGACACTTAAAGGTCATTCAGCCTTGCTGTTTAATGTTCTAGAATGATTGCCAAAGTTGTCCAGTCTTTTTGCTTCATGAAACCATTTCATTTAAATGAGATGGTATGAATTGAAAGATACATTTCCTGATTTACAGAAAAAGAGATGAGATCTTATTTTTGTCCAGTTTTGTGTGAGATTTTGCAGCCTTGTCTCTGTTTTTCTTCATATAGCAGACAGCATTAAATCTGGTGGTGGCTATAAGGCCTTCAAATAGTCTTACATGGACTCACACTAGTAGTGAGCACACAGATCAGACAAAGAATTACAGTACTGAACATCTGTAATTGaattttaataacttttggaagtcaTTGTATTGAATGATGGCAAGGATCTGTCACAGATATTGAGATTAGGCTAATATAATTTTACCATAGAGAACTCTTTATAACAGGAAGATATTGGACAGGCTGGTTTCCTGGCAAATACAGTATATTAAATGAGCTGATAGTATTTAATATAGACTACATCTCATTTGTGAAGTCATTACATATATCATTGTGAAGAAAGagaattgtttattttttgtcaatATCATGTTTTTAACAAAATTTTGAACATCAtgttgtcagattttttttaatgtatttttattttgtatatgAATGTAGAAATCAGTGTCAGGTGTCAAATATAATTATCTAACAACATATTTCATCTCAACTATTTTATCTCAACTGACTttgaaatcaagcagtattaTACAAAGCACCCAGGGacaaaatgaaaaagatttCACCTTACATCTTTAACCCCCACTACTTCTCCAACCTCCCAAGACATTTGTTTTATGTGCAAACTTTATTAAATTACATGGCAACACAGAGAACAATTAAAGATCACATTTTCATCAGAAGCAGCTATCGAGAAAATCAATAATACTTTATATTGGGAAGGACACACATCATTTCAAAGAGGAGGTTGGCAGCTGTCAATGCAGTGTTACCTATGAAGGAAAAAAGACCAGTCATAGAGGCATTATTATCTCAGTGACCATAGCCATAGAGGCATTATTATCTGACATAATGAGTAAAATGAGTAAAAACCCTTTGGCTCCTTAGTACCTGTGGTGTCGTATGGTGGAGAAACCTCCACCAAATCACAGCCAACGAGGTTCAACCCACGGCAACCACGGATGATTTCCAGACCCTACATGCAAAAAAAGAGAGGATCTATTATATCTAAGGTTATCTGTGttttacacacatacaacttTAATGTGGATGCATGATTGTAACTGATAACCTGGATAGGTGTGAGGCCGGCGATCTCTGGTGTCCCTGTGCCTGGAGCGTAGGCTGGGTCCAGAGCATCGATGTCAAAGCTGAGGTACACCGGCCCACTCCCTATCTGAGCACGGACTTCTGCCATGAGGGGCACTAGTGACTTGTGCCAGCACTCCTCTACTTGGACAACGCGGAAACCCTACTCATCacatacacatcaacacacataaTGGTGGATTTTGAATGCATGTGACAATGTGAGTACTCTTAGGAAGTCGTGACAATTTAATGACACATCTGATAAATTCCAAATTCCAGTTCCAGGGTGTGTTCACTGAAGATGTGTTACCTGAGCACGATTCCACTTATAGGCGTCTGGGGAGTAGCCTGTTCCACGCAGACCTATTTGGACCACCCTCTTGCAGTCTAGAAGCCCCTCCTCCACACAACGTCGAAAGGGTGTCCCATGACCAATCTTCTCACCCAAGACGACATCACTTGTGTCAGCGTGGGCGTCCACATGGATTAGACCAACTGGCCCGTGTCTGGGTTTCAGGTGTTCAGCAGTTGTTAGGGGAGAATAATAAACTTAACATAGTCATATGCATAACATAGTTTATATGAGATCAGTGTGGCACTCAAACACTCAGCACGTGGGTGCATTTTTTGTACTGTTAGTGGGGATATAGTACATAAATGAGTCCATATAGGGAATCTGCTACTCAGGTTGGTGTTACAAAGTGTAAGCCATAGGTGATAATGGCATCATATTGGATCATACTTACTTGGCAGCCACTGCTTGGAGAATTGGATATGCTATGGTGTGATCTCCTCCTATAAGGCAGATGTTACTTACTTAAATCACTtacaaagtcaagtcaagtttatttatatagcacatttcatacacagaggtcattcaatgtgctttacataaacaaaaccaaacaataataacaaataaaagcatagaagggcaatatagtcaaagaatagttaaaaggtaaagatcataataaaaagaaaacataaaacacaaggtaaaatcatttaaaaataaagaataattagtaagcaaaaacaaaggcaaaagtagtaaaaaaagtaataaaagacaaagtagaataattatcgaggcagattcagaatttgtaactcggcacagttagcagaaagcgtctgagaacagtttggtcttaagtctagatttaaaactggctacagttggggcctttttaatgtcatccgaaagttggttccacagctgagccgcatagcagctaaaagctgcttcaccgtgtttagttctaactgtaggttttactagcaggtttttcacctgggacctgagaggaagagaaggtgtgtactgctgaagcatgtctgacaagtatttaggtcctgctccatttactgatttataaacaagcaatagtgctttaaagtcaattctgtgacttactggaagccagtgaaaggacttaagaattggagtaatgtggtcagttcttttagtttttgttagagtcctagctgctgcattttgtatcacctgaacctgtttaatagtctttttaggaaggcctgtgaagttatgttttgacatcagccctctgagtttgacaatatttttgaggtggtaaaaagctgatttagttatcgctttcatgtggctgttgaaatttagatcactgtcaattaatacaccaagatttttaacagtatcctttgccttcaacccttttgtgtcaaggagagtggcaaccctaagtctttcctcatttttaccaaatataattacttcagttttttctttgttcagctgaagaaaattttgagacatccgggtgttgatttgttctatacactgacacatagattcaagaggaccatagttgtttggtgatagagctaagtcaatttgtgtgtcatctgcatagctatgatatgaaatcaaattattttgaatgatttgtccaagtgggagcatatagaggttgaataatagtggccccaagatcgacccctggggaacaccacaggtcaaggacgttggtgttgaggtacagtttccgatggcaacaaagaagctcctttcttgtagatatgattttagccagctgataactatgcctgtaaatccaacccagtgttctagtctgtgtagtaaaatattgtgatcaacagtgtcaaatgctgcactaaggtccagtagcactaggactgatgttttacctgaatctgtgttgaggcgtatgtcattggaaactttaatgagagctgtttcagtgctgtgatttgcccgaaaaccagactgaaagtaatcaaaatacccatttgatgttaggaaggtggttaattgattaaagactactttttcaataattttgccaataaaaggtagattggatatgggcctgtaattgtttagcatggaggcatccaggttattcttcttgagaagtggctttacaacagctgttttcagtgacttaggaaaagtgccagacagcagtgatacatttacaatttgaaggacatccgccgctatgaggtgaaaaacagttttgaagaaattggtaggcagagtgtctaagacacatgtggaagggctgagattctgtaccgttttttcaagtgtttcgtagtctatcaagctgaactctgacatcaagtttagtttccctctgtttgttgctggaagttcaggttgttgaatttgtgattgagcagatatgttgagtctgattttgtcaattttacctttaaaaaaagatgaaaactcattgcatttattagttgagagaagttcaggcgctaattgtgaggggggatttgttaacttatcaacagttgaaaatagaatacgagtgttatttgaacttctattgataatgttagaaaagaaggactgtcttgctttgcatatttcagagttatatgtgcggagcatctctttatggatttcatagtggatctgaagtttgtatttacgccattttctttcagtcttcctacactctctttttagaagtttaactgctggattttgcctccatggtgcattggtgctttctgtttgtccttaactttcttgaattgtaatggagcaatgtcatccataatgtttgccatttttgcattaaagtgatcaaataagtcttcagagtctgacagttgacttgactttagtgaaagtgcttgctcaaagagagcacttgtctgatcatttatgattctcctttttaccatcatagctgtgttttgagtgtgtggggacatagacacatcaaagaacacgcagaaatgatcagataaggccaggtctttaacagctgtagagacatcgagaccctttgtgataacaaggtcgagggtatggccgagagtgtgttggcccctgtacatgctgtgttagggagaaagtatcgattagtgcaatgaattccttggcataattgttttcaggattatccacatgcaagtttagatcccctgatataataagacagtcaaactctatgcaaacaactgatagcagttcacctagctcttcaagaaaaactttagctgaatgttttggaggcctgtaaattgtcagtaataaaatctgaggagaagacttaatgcatgcacacagatattcaaatgaagtaaagtcaccgaatgacgactgattgcactgaaaagacgtcttgaaaattgtggctatccccccacctcttttatttgctctggtagcactcaagaaactgaagtttgggggagctgattcgatgagagtagcagcactgtttgcttgatctaaccatgtctcagttaaaagtaaaaaatcaaggttgtgtgtgcaaattagatcataaattaagaatgatttgtttgaaagagatttgatatttaggagtgctagttttgctgtaagtgttggggaaatatgatccatgggggaaatctgaggttgatgtggtacgggtaggagattggactggtttaccctataaacttgatgcatttgtgttctatttcttgtcaatacaggaatagagaatgtcatgggcttactgggtcccggcatgttctcaaaactactgtcagtaccatttatattgcagggaccctgagaatatcatgcaatacagtcatcatataattgtcccctcctgctgccatctgtattttccactgcacattccatgctatatgccggctgagaaaatgaactaagaggtaCAAAGAACACTTTAATAGAGGTCGGGAAAGTTAATTATTGTTGAGAGGCCAAAAGCCATTCAAAGTGAGAGTGACTGTCGTGAACATAGCACATTGTAACCTTTGTGCTTTTCATACAAGACAGGGTTGAATAATTAAATCAGGAACCCAAACTAAGCATGCAGGCCTATTTAGCAGAGTAACCGAAGAATCATACCATATTGctaacaatgtagcctactttttgtAAGGATATTCCTTACATTAATCTACAGTATGCCGACTCACCCATGGTCAGAGGAATGCAACCAGTGGCCAAGATTTTGTGGTAAGCTTCTCGAATTCGTTTGCAAGTGTCTTTCAGGTCGTacacattgacattgacatcaCCAATATCAGCAACCACCAGGGATTCATAAGGTGCTGCCCTAGTGCCACTGTATGCCCTGAGCATTGCAGACTCGGATCTGATCTGGCGTGGACCAAACCTAAAAGGGAAGTGAAGAAATATTAGGAGGCCTAGATAAGAAGGGTTTCAGCTAAACACACGCTCTTTAATAGATGCAATGTCTATTttgcatgcaataatttttcatAAAATACAAAGTTAATCTACAATCAACTGACGGATACATAGGCTACTTTGCACCTTGCTCCGGGTCGGTTTGAGGTGCCAGTGTCAATGGGAACTCCAACAAACGCTGCGTCTAAACCTTCTGCGGTCTCTCGGTACGGCAATTTACCCATCGTGGCGATTCCAGAAACTCTTGCTACAAATTCTGCGCTTGGTGGCACGTTGTAGTTCTTCCCTGACATTCCTCTCGAGCAGGTAATTTGTGTTTTCCTTCTGTCATTTCTTTGACCCGAATGTGCCGTTGTCAGTGCTATTCCACGAGAGACACTGGCTTCTGATTTGCTGCAAAACCGAGGACCTGAGAAGTTTAGCCATACTTTACCAAAATGTCTCAAAAGCATACTTGGTCTGTAAGAGTTGCTTTGACAAACCTTTTGATAATCGGTTACTCCACAAATAAACAGCGCCTCCCACTTGATAAAATCTCAGTCTGCAGACTGACTGAATGGCTTAGTAGGATCGTCATATAAGTTATCTAGTTACagaccagttatttcaacaaaaTGGGCGTTACCGTGTCCACAGTGAGCATGGGAACTGTATTCCATGAAGTACTTGTATGTGGGTTTTGAAGCATGCTAATAGGACCTTATTGTGCAGGTTTACTGAATTGTACTCATTTTGAAATCCGACATAACCATAATAActgactttgttaacattattttatataaatatttaccttccaaaatatttttcaatatttaaaataaaggcagaaaaaaacataacaGAAACATGTCTTTATTTTGTTCTTTTTATGAGCATTTATGTCCAAACATCCAAAAAGTTGTCAGTGGAGAGGAAGTAGCTGGTATTGTTACACAAATCATTAATAACGTTCAAATCAACTGAAATTTGTACTACTTATCAAAATGATATAACCCTGCAGCATCACagcatttaaagggacaccaagcaagcctgatgctttttctctacgaaactccccctagcatctgtacgtgtcgatatgtgtgcgagccctcgctcggtctgaagctcttttccttttctttgcgtcttccgtcaagggttttcgccgcttcttcgccggctctgccattacacttttgcaacaatcgctagcatttcgttagcctgcctctgtgctgtggatgcaggatgtaaactgatcctgcttctcgcaaTGTCTGACACTTTGTGAGACTGgttacgatacactgaacttgcaagtgggatattcttcctacaggcagtagaggCGGGCGAGatagtcttcattcgccctgtaatgagtcatttaaccatataccgacttaagaagataattaattaacacgaaaatgttgtctggtgtccctttaatgtttAAAGTTTTAGATTTGAGCTGTTGACACGGGAACATGCACAAACCTTACTAGTCTTGGCACAAGGGAAAAGTGCAAGGTGTTCATAAAGTGCAACCTAAACAAAAACAGGCAGAAAAATACAATTTTCTACTTGTGCTTATATCTACTACATGATGGATAAGTCTTCAGCTCAAATGGGTCCTAATCACAGAGTGACGGCAGAGCTGAGCTGCTGTCCATACACGAGGAAGCCGATGGCCGTGCGCAGATCTTCCAGATCGATGTTGGAGAGGAAGCACCTCTGTAGGTCGGCCTCCACTGAGCTCCCACTCGGGCCACGGCCATTCAGCAGGACAAAGGCAGACTGGCACAGCAACCAGTCGGCTAGCTCACTTAGCTTGGCTCTGTCTAAGGTGGCCAGGGCGCGTCTCCCCCACAGGCTGAGGTGAAGCATGTTGGCTGCCACCCGGGCACTCGGACGCTAAACACACAAGAGAAAAATAGATGCAAAAATTAACTACCTTCCATTTTTTAGGAGAGGTGGAAATGTGGAATGCTCATTTATCTATGAGGGAGCATCTCTGGAAGAATAGagaaccagtaatcagattagaAGCAATTATAATGTTGTACTTGAAACTTCAAGAGCACATTTGCATTATGTACTGTGTGAAACCTTCCGTCACTGTTAGCTGTGTGGGTCACCTGCCTTCACTGTTAGCTGTGTGGGTCACCTACCTTCCTTGTTAGCTGTGTGGGTCACCTGCCTGCCTTCACTGTTAACTGTGTGGGTCACCTGCCTGCCTTCACTGTTAGCTGTGTGGGATACCTGCCTTCACTGTTAGCTGTGTGGGTCACCTGCCTTCACTGTTAGCTGTGTGGGTCACCTGCCTTCCTTCACTGTTAGCTGTGTGGGATACCTGCCTGCCTTCAATGTTAGCTGTGTGGGTCACCTGCCTGCCTTCACTGTTAGCTGTGTGGGACACTTGCCTTTTTGGGGTTTCTGCGCAGGAGCAGGCGAACCACCAACTGCACgtctgttggtgtgtttgtAGGTAGTGTAGGAAGCTGTGTCTCTTGATAGCTGCGCCCTTCCAGGCCATGTGGACAATAGAATGGATTCGGCTCGCCGAAAATCTCATAGCAAATGGAACCAACTGCCCATGCATCTGCTTTGCTGTAGTCAATGACAACACCGGGTCCAGGAGTTGCCGTGGCCACCTACAATTAAAATATCACCTTTCTTAACACAAGCATGTTCTTCCAGTTCAGATGACTGTTATGCAACACTGTCCTGAACACATTTGCGGGAGACTAGAAGGAAAGAAACAACGTGGTTTACATGTGAGTGTTACAGTACCTCTGGTGCCATCAAGCATGCGTTCCCTCCTCTGCTTACCCAGCGGCCGTTATAGGGGAGTTGAAGACCACAGTTCTTATCTGCCAAGCAGCAGCCAAAGTCTGTGATCACAAGACGAGGGCAACCACCTGCAATATAAACATGATAAAAGTAAACTCCACATCACATCCCCCAAAAAAGCCTTGGAATGGAATGTTTTTGGGTTGAAATTATAGAAAAAGCTGAAGGCATTGTGCTGACCTGAATCAAACTCCAAGAGAATGTTGTCCGATTTCAGATCTCTGTGGGCAATGCCCTGTCTACACAGGTGATCCACTCCTTCCAGCAGCTGCAAGGCCATGAGGGTGCCATCCTTTCTGGCTGGCGTGCAGACTTGTAGGTACTGACGCAGAGTGCATGGGTAACTAGAGAAGGTCAAGGGATACCACCATGAAGTTTACACATGACTGGAGTTGAAAGTGAGTGTTTACTCACTTGTATCAAGTAATACACTGGTTATGaagacaaaatcaaacaattttCAATTGATTGTTATGGTCCAACTGGAAAATTGGTGACTGGTGGCATTAAGGAGCTGAGAGCAGCATGCTGATTTAGCTGTAGTCTCACCAAACAAAAAAGCTTGATTTTAATAAGGTGAGACAGGACAGGAGAAATGCAGCAAGCCCATTCATAATCACTTGTGCTTTGCCACTGTCATGCTCAATATTTGACAGCCTGACAACCAACAGCTGCTTGTTAGAGGTAAACAGCATCACAATGTGTCATGGGAAAGAGTGCTTACTTTTTCATGACCAGGAATAGAGTACGGTTGTTCCCCACGCCCATGGGGTTGAGCCTGGTGGGCAGCACATCTGGGTACTCCTCCACAGCCCCAGGCAGCAGTGCCACGTCTGCTGTGAATGCTCTGTACACTCTGATCACATTGGGGTGTGCAGGAACAGTTTTTGGCACCCACCCAAAATGCCTGCATGGAAAAGCAAACAAAGCTGATCAATAACTAAACACATCAAGGGGGACTGGTAGATTTTTGTggaattatattatattatatttattatatattatatttgtattatattataacACCAACCCATTGAGACTGAGCTCTCCCTCCTGCTTGAGAGCATGGGGAGTTGC comes from Alosa sapidissima isolate fAloSap1 chromosome 7, fAloSap1.pri, whole genome shotgun sequence and encodes:
- the agmat gene encoding agmatinase, mitochondrial isoform X2 — translated: MSGKNYNVPPSAEFVARVSGIATMGKLPYRETAEGLDAAFVGVPIDTGTSNRPGARFGPRQIRSESAMLRAYSGTRAAPYESLVVADIGDVNVNVYDLKDTCKRIREAYHKILATGCIPLTMGGDHTIAYPILQAVAAKHGPVGLIHVDAHADTSDVVLGEKIGHGTPFRRCVEEGLLDCKRVVQIGLRGTGYSPDAYKWNRAQGFRVVQVEECWHKSLVPLMAEVRAQIGSGPVYLSFDIDALDPAYAPGTGTPEIAGLTPIQGLEIIRGCRGLNLVGCDLVEVSPPYDTTGNTALTAANLLFEMMCVLPNIKYY
- the agmat gene encoding agmatinase, mitochondrial isoform X1, which produces MLLRHFGKVWLNFSGPRFCSKSEASVSRGIALTTAHSGQRNDRRKTQITCSRGMSGKNYNVPPSAEFVARVSGIATMGKLPYRETAEGLDAAFVGVPIDTGTSNRPGARFGPRQIRSESAMLRAYSGTRAAPYESLVVADIGDVNVNVYDLKDTCKRIREAYHKILATGCIPLTMGGDHTIAYPILQAVAAKHGPVGLIHVDAHADTSDVVLGEKIGHGTPFRRCVEEGLLDCKRVVQIGLRGTGYSPDAYKWNRAQGFRVVQVEECWHKSLVPLMAEVRAQIGSGPVYLSFDIDALDPAYAPGTGTPEIAGLTPIQGLEIIRGCRGLNLVGCDLVEVSPPYDTTGNTALTAANLLFEMMCVLPNIKYY
- the pink1 gene encoding serine/threonine-protein kinase PINK1, mitochondrial isoform X1, with product MSVKHAVSRGMELGRSVFQLGLLKPAARLAAKFRGERLRVGPPSRTVQPQTFLPARYRYYRMSLSGLAAQLQSGGFRRLVGGSPRNRVVFLAFGVGLGLIEQQFEDDRKSVAACQQIQALFKKKKFETPLKSFVSGYKLEDYVIGKQIGKGCNAAVYEAAAPFAVPRESEKCSLVELKSNSNEQSASPQFPYPTIYPLAVKMMWNMGAGSSSEAILNSMSQELVPATPHALKQEGELSLNGHFGWVPKTVPAHPNVIRVYRAFTADVALLPGAVEEYPDVLPTRLNPMGVGNNRTLFLVMKNYPCTLRQYLQVCTPARKDGTLMALQLLEGVDHLCRQGIAHRDLKSDNILLEFDSGGCPRLVITDFGCCLADKNCGLQLPYNGRWVSRGGNACLMAPEVATATPGPGVVIDYSKADAWAVGSICYEIFGEPNPFYCPHGLEGRSYQETQLPTLPTNTPTDVQLVVRLLLRRNPKKRPSARVAANMLHLSLWGRRALATLDRAKLSELADWLLCQSAFVLLNGRGPSGSSVEADLQRCFLSNIDLEDLRTAIGFLVYGQQLSSAVTL
- the pink1 gene encoding serine/threonine-protein kinase PINK1, mitochondrial isoform X2, which translates into the protein MSVKHAVSRGMELGRSVFQLGLLKPAARLAAKFRGERLRVGPPSRTVQPQTFLPARYRYYRMSLSGLAAQLQSGGFRRLVGGSPRNRVVFLAFGVGLGLIEQQFEDDRKSVAACQQIQALFKKKKFETPLKSFVSGYKLEDYVIGKQIGKGCNAAVYEAAAPFAVPRESEKCSLVELKSNSNEQSASPQFPYPTIYPLAVKMMWNMGAGSSSEAILNSMSQELVPATPHALKQEGELSLNGHFGWVPKTVPAHPNVIRVYRAFTADVALLPGAVEEYPDVLPTRLNPMGVGNNRTLFLVMKNYPCTLRQYLQVCTPARKDGTLMALQLLEGVDHLCRQGIAHRDLKSDNILLEFDSGGCPRLVITDFGCCLADKNCGLQLPYNGRWVATATPGPGVVIDYSKADAWAVGSICYEIFGEPNPFYCPHGLEGRSYQETQLPTLPTNTPTDVQLVVRLLLRRNPKKRPSARVAANMLHLSLWGRRALATLDRAKLSELADWLLCQSAFVLLNGRGPSGSSVEADLQRCFLSNIDLEDLRTAIGFLVYGQQLSSAVTL